In Oryza brachyantha chromosome 1, ObraRS2, whole genome shotgun sequence, the following are encoded in one genomic region:
- the LOC121054996 gene encoding ocs element-binding factor 1-like, whose translation MASPGVMSTVSPTSSAGSDEARRPAAAVTEERKRKRKESNRLSAQRSRARKQQQLDELAGQVAALRARNGALALAAREAARRCAAVRAENELLRARSVELAARLDSLTGLARCLHDAAAASSSFAAPVLLPPMAAATAFPGAVGHGFVMPQPPLLDATTMPCNYY comes from the coding sequence ATGGCATCTCCTGGCGTGATGTCcacggtgtcgccgacgtcctccgccgggtcggacgaggcgcggcggccggcggcggcggtcacgGAAGAGCGGAAGCGGAAGCGGAAGGAGTCGAACCGGCTGTCCGCGCAGCGGTCGCGCGCgcgcaagcagcagcagctggacGAGCTGGCGGGGCAGGTGGCCGCGCTGCGTGCCCGGAACGGCGCCCTGGCGCTCGCCGCGCGCGAGGCCGCCCGCCGGTGCGCGGCCGTGCGCGCCGAGAACGAGCTGCTCCGCGCGCGCTCGGTcgagctcgccgcgcgcctcGACTCCCTCACCGGCCTGGCCCGGTGCCtgcacgacgccgccgcggcctcctcctccttcgctGCTCCAGTGCTGCTGCCACCGATGGCCGCCGCCACTGCCTtccccggcgccgtcggccaCGGCTTCGTGATGCCccagccgccgctcctcgACGCCACCACCATGCCCTGCAACTACTACTAG